Proteins from a single region of Streptomyces sp. HUAS 15-9:
- a CDS encoding AfsR/SARP family transcriptional regulator produces the protein MRFRILGPMEIEGSAGPGVSYTPRAAKLRVVLGALLVRSGEVVSVEALTDELWQDDPPRTATTTLQVYISQLRKQLNTAQDGFGREALVTRQPGYVLSLEPDRLDLARFEALHASGRQALEAGDFARASALQRQATDLWRGPLLSDTPHGPALEAAAVRLEEAGVAALEQRVRADLELGRHRDLIAELQSVTTRYPLREEFHGHLMLALFRAGRQAEALRAFGQLRRTLVEELAIEPGPALQQLHRRILEGDAGLLVDEAAPSGAVTVSQARGRPVALPAADPAFTGREDELARVVHLLRSSPAGTCVAVAGMPGVGKTALAVEAAHRCADAFPDGRLFVDLEPEPGRPLTAAQALTRLLRRAGENGPLPEGVEDLRDTLHTFLAGRRLLLVLDHAGSEAQLRPLLPTGEGCRALITMRRTPASLTAVRTVSLAPLPSEAACALLATVSGRGPGGGAEEARQSIAAAADPEVAAALLEVAGLCGRLPLALRSAAAQLAARPHWTPQTLAARLRDARDRLDALRVGELDVRDVLLTGCAAATAEQQRSFRLLALLPDAPVELRPAAAVLGLGTDAAGRVVEGLVDARLLEADDSGSYRFHPLLRLLAAELLARHEPEDSTRDAAGRLAEAYANTVASTGPSATTAAGTHTDTGSGLAVLVGVLRTAHAHGAWQAALRLADSLSGGLESHAAWHFWRTAHTLGLDAARRSRDRAGEARMLRSLGDLAWQQRELARSEELYEAAVRAARGCANDHEHGRALVGLADVRLDAGAYVEAGALLDTALGSLPDRSPARFDALRAGALLALDLGDEATARARFTACRDLATSLRDRRLEAYARRCLRRLADMPREPEPAVEVRPGVWRLREAA, from the coding sequence ATGAGGTTCCGCATCCTCGGCCCGATGGAGATCGAGGGCAGCGCGGGCCCCGGCGTCTCGTACACGCCCCGGGCCGCGAAGCTGCGCGTCGTCCTCGGCGCGCTGCTGGTGCGCAGCGGCGAGGTGGTGTCCGTGGAGGCGCTGACGGACGAGCTGTGGCAGGACGATCCGCCGCGTACGGCGACCACCACGCTGCAGGTGTACATCTCGCAGCTGCGCAAGCAGCTCAACACGGCCCAGGACGGGTTCGGCCGGGAGGCGCTGGTGACCCGGCAGCCCGGCTATGTGCTGAGCCTGGAGCCGGACCGGCTGGATCTGGCCCGGTTCGAGGCGCTGCACGCGAGCGGCCGACAGGCCCTGGAGGCGGGCGACTTCGCCCGGGCGTCGGCACTGCAGCGGCAGGCGACCGACCTGTGGCGCGGTCCGCTGCTCTCGGACACCCCGCACGGACCGGCGCTGGAGGCGGCGGCGGTGCGGCTGGAGGAGGCGGGCGTGGCCGCGCTGGAGCAGCGGGTGCGCGCGGACCTGGAGCTGGGCAGGCACCGCGATCTGATCGCCGAGCTGCAGTCGGTGACGACGCGCTATCCGTTGCGTGAGGAGTTCCACGGGCATCTGATGCTGGCGCTGTTCCGGGCCGGCCGGCAGGCGGAGGCGCTGCGCGCGTTCGGGCAGCTGCGCCGCACCCTGGTCGAGGAGCTGGCGATCGAGCCGGGCCCGGCGCTGCAACAGCTGCACCGGCGGATCCTGGAGGGCGACGCGGGTCTGCTGGTCGACGAGGCGGCACCGTCCGGAGCGGTCACGGTGAGCCAGGCGCGCGGCAGGCCCGTGGCGCTGCCCGCCGCCGATCCGGCCTTCACCGGCCGGGAGGACGAACTCGCGCGGGTGGTGCACCTGTTGAGGTCGTCACCGGCCGGTACGTGTGTCGCCGTGGCCGGGATGCCGGGCGTGGGCAAGACGGCGCTGGCCGTGGAGGCCGCGCACCGGTGCGCGGACGCCTTCCCGGACGGGCGGCTGTTCGTCGATCTGGAGCCGGAGCCGGGCCGTCCGCTGACCGCGGCGCAGGCGCTGACGCGGCTGCTGCGGCGAGCGGGCGAGAACGGCCCGCTGCCCGAGGGGGTGGAGGATCTGCGCGACACCCTGCACACCTTCCTCGCGGGCCGGCGTCTGCTCCTCGTCCTGGACCACGCGGGTTCCGAGGCGCAGCTGCGCCCGCTGCTGCCGACCGGCGAGGGCTGCCGGGCCCTGATCACCATGCGCCGTACGCCCGCTTCGCTCACCGCGGTCCGCACCGTCTCGCTGGCGCCGCTGCCGTCGGAGGCGGCCTGCGCGCTGCTGGCTACGGTGTCCGGCAGGGGTCCCGGCGGGGGTGCGGAAGAGGCACGGCAATCCATCGCGGCCGCCGCCGATCCCGAAGTGGCGGCGGCCCTGCTGGAGGTGGCCGGTCTGTGCGGCCGTCTTCCGCTGGCCCTGCGCAGCGCGGCGGCGCAGCTCGCGGCCCGCCCGCACTGGACACCGCAGACGCTCGCCGCCCGGCTGCGGGACGCCCGGGACCGTCTGGACGCCCTGCGGGTCGGTGAACTCGACGTGCGGGACGTGCTGTTGACGGGGTGCGCGGCGGCGACGGCGGAGCAGCAGCGGTCGTTCCGGCTGCTGGCCCTGCTGCCGGACGCCCCGGTCGAACTCCGCCCGGCGGCGGCGGTGCTGGGCCTCGGGACCGACGCGGCCGGCCGGGTCGTCGAGGGTCTCGTCGACGCGCGGCTGCTGGAGGCCGACGACTCGGGCAGCTATCGCTTCCACCCACTGCTGCGGCTGCTCGCCGCCGAGTTGCTCGCCCGGCACGAACCGGAGGACTCGACCCGGGACGCGGCGGGCCGCCTCGCCGAGGCGTACGCGAACACCGTGGCGTCCACGGGTCCCTCGGCCACCACCGCCGCAGGCACCCACACCGACACCGGCTCCGGTCTGGCGGTCCTGGTCGGTGTGCTGCGCACGGCGCACGCGCACGGTGCCTGGCAGGCGGCGCTGCGCCTGGCCGACTCCCTCTCCGGTGGCCTGGAGTCGCATGCCGCGTGGCACTTCTGGCGGACCGCGCACACGCTCGGCCTGGACGCGGCGCGGCGGTCGCGGGACCGGGCGGGCGAGGCGCGGATGCTGCGCTCGCTCGGGGATCTGGCCTGGCAGCAACGGGAGTTGGCCCGCAGCGAGGAGCTGTACGAGGCGGCCGTGCGGGCCGCCCGCGGCTGCGCCAACGACCACGAGCACGGGCGCGCGCTGGTGGGTCTGGCCGACGTACGGCTCGACGCGGGTGCGTACGTCGAGGCGGGCGCGCTGCTCGACACGGCGCTCGGCTCGCTGCCGGACCGTTCCCCGGCCCGCTTCGACGCCCTGCGCGCCGGGGCGCTGCTCGCCCTGGACCTGGGGGACGAGGCGACGGCGAGGGCCCGCTTCACGGCCTGCCGCGATCTGGCGACGTCGCTGCGCGACCGACGGCTGGAGGCGTATGCGCGGCGCTGCCTGCGCCGTCTGGCCGACATGCCGCGGGAGCCGGAGCCGGCGGTCGAGGTGCGGCCGGGGGTGTGGCGGCTGCGTGAGGCGGCGTAG
- a CDS encoding AfsA-related hotdog domain-containing protein, producing the protein MTVDTTSTAARGLKYATRHLIHCPTSWEHYLLDAPSSGEENFVLAGSVPTGHPLFNDGPGHFHDAQSVTEEVREVGEFVGHRYFGVPRERPGLFYRFALSLTDLRAWRAGDTEPPRMTTRLTARPDHVIGGVPRGLTFSVDVRIDDVPCCTGRAGLVFLMPTLHRNHIEHSRRALRAAPELDDVPDGAGWPVDPAEIGRRAPGNVVVCEPGMSAHGRLTTWILTRGDNPALAPSADGQVSGLLLLEALRQTSILTAGRASGVDADRAVVADWDVHFRGYAQAGLPLRCVAVPGPLERDAEGRPSVPVTLTVTQHRRAVAEARTSVVQDL; encoded by the coding sequence ATGACTGTCGACACGACGAGCACCGCCGCCCGGGGGCTCAAGTACGCGACCCGCCATCTGATCCACTGCCCGACGTCCTGGGAGCACTACCTTCTCGACGCGCCCAGCAGCGGCGAGGAGAACTTCGTCCTGGCCGGCTCGGTGCCCACCGGGCATCCGCTGTTCAACGACGGTCCCGGCCACTTCCACGACGCGCAGTCCGTCACGGAGGAGGTGCGCGAGGTCGGCGAGTTCGTGGGGCACCGGTACTTCGGTGTGCCGCGCGAACGGCCGGGCCTGTTCTACCGGTTCGCGCTCTCCCTGACCGATCTGCGGGCCTGGCGCGCCGGGGACACCGAGCCGCCCCGGATGACGACGCGGCTGACCGCGCGGCCCGACCATGTGATCGGCGGGGTGCCGCGGGGGCTGACATTCTCCGTCGACGTGCGCATCGACGACGTCCCGTGCTGTACCGGCAGGGCGGGGCTGGTCTTCCTGATGCCGACGCTGCACCGCAACCACATCGAGCACAGCCGCCGCGCACTGCGTGCCGCCCCCGAGCTGGACGACGTGCCGGACGGCGCGGGCTGGCCCGTCGACCCGGCCGAGATCGGCCGTCGCGCCCCCGGCAACGTGGTGGTGTGCGAGCCGGGCATGTCGGCGCACGGCCGGTTGACGACATGGATCCTCACCCGCGGGGACAACCCGGCGCTCGCCCCGTCCGCGGACGGCCAGGTCTCCGGGCTGCTGCTCCTGGAGGCGCTGCGCCAGACCTCGATCCTGACCGCGGGCCGGGCCAGTGGCGTGGACGCCGACCGGGCCGTGGTGGCCGACTGGGACGTGCACTTCCGCGGGTATGCGCAGGCGGGGCTGCCGCTGCGCTGTGTGGCGGTGCCCGGGCCGCTGGAGCGGGACGCCGAGGGGCGTCCGTCGGTGCCGGTGACGCTGACGGTGACCCAGCACCGGCGCGCGGTGGCCGAGGCCCGCACGAGTGTCGTGCAGGATCTGTGA